From Verrucomicrobia bacterium S94, the proteins below share one genomic window:
- a CDS encoding amidotransferase yields MKLHWLQHVPFEGLGYIEDWAEDQEFSITCTRLYDDDDEFPDVDDFDWLIVMGGPMGIFDYNDYPWLTDEKEFIETALDEEKTVIGICLGAQLMADVLGADVYPGPRKEIGWFPITRSPEAPDLIPEKMTVFHWHGDTFSLPDGAIRLATSEPGINQGFIYNDHAVALQFHMEITEDSIEALIQECGDELTDAPYIQSPEEMKRGLSNIKNVNAAMKNLLDTLL; encoded by the coding sequence ATGAAACTGCACTGGCTTCAGCACGTTCCGTTCGAAGGTCTGGGCTATATCGAAGACTGGGCAGAAGATCAGGAGTTTTCGATTACCTGCACCCGTCTTTATGACGATGACGACGAGTTTCCCGATGTGGATGATTTCGACTGGCTGATCGTTATGGGCGGCCCTATGGGCATTTTCGATTATAATGATTATCCCTGGCTTACCGACGAAAAGGAATTTATCGAGACCGCACTTGATGAGGAAAAAACCGTGATCGGAATCTGCCTCGGAGCCCAGTTAATGGCCGATGTGCTCGGCGCCGACGTATACCCGGGGCCCCGGAAGGAAATCGGTTGGTTTCCCATCACCCGCTCCCCCGAAGCCCCCGACCTGATTCCGGAAAAAATGACCGTATTCCACTGGCATGGCGACACCTTCAGCCTTCCCGATGGCGCGATCAGACTCGCCACCAGCGAACCCGGAATTAATCAGGGCTTTATATACAACGACCACGCCGTCGCCCTCCAGTTTCACATGGAAATCACCGAAGACAGCATCGAAGCTCTCATTCAGGAATGCGGAGACGAACTCACAGACGCCCCCTATATCCAAAGCCCGGAAGAAATGAAACGCGGCCTTTCAAATATTAAAAATGTTAATGCCGCAATGAAAAACCTGCTCGACACCCTGCTCTGA
- a CDS encoding Gfo/Idh/MocA family oxidoreductase, with translation MKFGIIGLGNIGRVHAKNIQDGLVEDAELVAVANLPIESTDDFRKQGIACFGDASELIESALCEAVIVALPTHLHAPIGIQALEAGLHLIMEKPLACHKAEGERILAALQRDDQIASLMMNQRTHPCYVRIKQWIDEGALGELQRVSWTMTNWFRPEIYYASSPWRATWKGEGGGVLMNQCPHNIDVLQWLVGMPAKVRAHCSFGKYHNIEVEDEVNAYFEFANGATGQFSASTGECPGTNRLEIVGDRGTIITDGNEVKLIRTEESVSAFSKTTDEMFGTPETSEEIYRPAETVNQHAAILNNVVKAAKGEAELIAPAAEGLNSLELAGAMIYSTWTEDEVSLPLDGTAYEKIINEKIARSKPREVVQTEAKVDMSKSYR, from the coding sequence ATGAAATTTGGTATTATCGGTCTCGGCAACATCGGCCGGGTTCACGCAAAAAATATTCAGGACGGTTTAGTAGAGGACGCAGAACTGGTTGCAGTGGCGAACCTCCCGATCGAATCTACAGACGATTTCAGAAAACAGGGTATTGCCTGTTTCGGCGATGCATCGGAATTGATTGAATCCGCATTGTGCGAAGCTGTGATTGTTGCTCTTCCAACTCACCTGCACGCCCCCATCGGCATTCAGGCCCTGGAAGCAGGACTGCACCTGATCATGGAAAAACCGCTGGCCTGTCATAAGGCCGAGGGCGAGCGCATTCTCGCGGCCCTTCAGCGCGACGACCAGATTGCATCACTAATGATGAACCAGCGCACTCACCCCTGTTATGTCCGGATCAAACAATGGATCGATGAAGGTGCTCTGGGTGAACTGCAACGCGTTTCTTGGACTATGACCAACTGGTTCCGACCCGAAATCTACTATGCATCAAGTCCCTGGCGCGCAACCTGGAAAGGCGAAGGCGGCGGCGTTTTGATGAATCAATGCCCTCACAATATTGATGTGCTCCAGTGGCTCGTCGGTATGCCCGCAAAAGTCCGGGCACACTGTTCTTTCGGCAAATACCACAACATTGAAGTGGAAGACGAAGTGAATGCCTATTTTGAATTTGCAAACGGAGCAACCGGCCAGTTTTCCGCCAGTACCGGCGAATGTCCCGGTACCAACCGGCTCGAAATTGTCGGAGATCGCGGAACTATCATCACCGACGGCAATGAAGTCAAACTGATCCGCACCGAAGAGTCTGTTTCCGCGTTCAGCAAAACCACAGATGAAATGTTCGGTACCCCCGAAACCTCTGAGGAGATTTACCGGCCTGCGGAAACCGTCAACCAGCATGCCGCTATTTTAAACAACGTTGTAAAAGCCGCCAAAGGGGAAGCGGAACTGATAGCCCCCGCGGCCGAAGGGCTCAACTCGCTCGAGCTGGCGGGAGCCATGATTTATTCCACCTGGACTGAGGATGAAGTCAGCCTGCCGCTCGACGGCACAGCCTATGAAAAGATCATTAACGAAAAAATCGCCCGGTCCAAACCCCGTGAGGTCGTTCAAACCGAGGCCAAAGTGGATATGTCCAAATCCTATCGATAG
- a CDS encoding Gfo/Idh/MocA family oxidoreductase: MSKHQISSGADYAPTAEAEKVVGPGEFIFASAFLDHGHIYGQTNGLRDAGATLKWAYDPDPARLADFIEKNPEARAAESYEQILNDPEVKLVCSAAVPSERAGIGFKALEAGKDYFTDKSPFTTLEQLDRARELVKKTQKKYMVYYSERLHNEGGMAAGKLIDEGAVGTVLQVINLAPHRLSKSIRPDWFFEKEKYGGILTDIGSHQFEQFLHYTKANDATINFARVENFNNPDKPGLDDFGEASLTADNGASFYCRLDWFTPDGSPVWGDGRTFVVGTEGTMEVRKYMDVAREAPASRIFLVNGKEEQEIECLGNTGFPFFGDLILDCINRTENAMTQEHAFKAAELSMKAQAIADGLM; this comes from the coding sequence ATGAGTAAACATCAGATTTCCAGCGGGGCGGATTATGCCCCGACCGCCGAAGCCGAAAAAGTGGTTGGACCGGGCGAGTTCATCTTCGCCTCAGCCTTCCTTGATCATGGCCATATTTACGGACAGACCAACGGTCTCCGCGACGCCGGAGCCACGTTGAAATGGGCCTATGATCCCGATCCGGCCCGGCTGGCCGATTTTATCGAAAAGAATCCGGAAGCCCGGGCTGCGGAATCCTATGAACAGATTCTGAATGACCCGGAAGTGAAACTGGTCTGCTCCGCAGCAGTTCCCTCCGAACGGGCCGGCATTGGTTTCAAGGCGCTGGAAGCCGGTAAGGATTACTTTACCGACAAATCACCTTTCACCACGCTTGAACAACTCGATCGCGCACGTGAACTGGTGAAAAAAACCCAGAAAAAATATATGGTCTACTATTCGGAACGGCTGCATAACGAAGGCGGTATGGCGGCCGGGAAACTGATCGATGAAGGTGCTGTTGGAACCGTACTGCAGGTCATCAACCTTGCACCGCACCGACTGAGCAAATCGATCCGTCCCGACTGGTTTTTCGAAAAAGAGAAATACGGAGGTATTCTGACCGACATCGGCTCCCATCAGTTTGAACAGTTTCTGCATTACACCAAAGCGAATGATGCCACCATTAATTTTGCACGCGTTGAGAACTTCAACAATCCCGACAAACCCGGACTGGACGATTTCGGCGAAGCCTCTCTAACTGCAGACAACGGCGCTTCATTCTATTGCCGTCTCGACTGGTTCACCCCCGACGGTTCTCCGGTCTGGGGCGACGGACGCACCTTTGTGGTCGGCACCGAAGGAACCATGGAGGTGCGGAAATACATGGACGTCGCGCGCGAAGCTCCGGCCAGCAGAATCTTTCTGGTGAACGGGAAAGAAGAACAGGAAATTGAATGTCTGGGCAATACCGGTTTCCCGTTCTTCGGCGATCTGATTCTGGACTGTATCAACCGTACGGAAAATGCAATGACGCAGGAGCACGCCTTCAAAGCGGCCGAGCTCTCTATGAAAGCCCAGGCGATAGCAGACGGGCTCATGTAG
- a CDS encoding Gfo/Idh/MocA family oxidoreductase, producing the protein MNLNRRNALFAGGAAASFSMIPGKVLGANEKVDVAWIGVGNRGPRIISNFERSGILNVVALCDVHVDNKNMQEMKAKYPNAKVYQDWRKLFDEMSNQFDAVINLTPDHQHFPISMVSMANGKPVYTEKPLARTFQEIELLMAAEKKYGVPTQMGNQGHSGDNYFQFKAWKEAEIIRDVTHVDAYMNKWRRWHPWGDVKAYPTGAKKPAGLDWDIWLGVTPTPNVYDPKFHPGNWRGWYQYGTGCFGDWGAHILDTIHQFLELGLPEKITAKTWIQPNDLIFPLATTINFAFPARGDMPAMDIDWYDGQENLPPVPEEFAGRELKKDKPGKFIYSKDYVFQGDSHGSTLQILPYEKYRELLKAGSIPKNFGKNSDHYTNFLRACKGEEKTRSPFSVSGPLSQVLALGCLAQRLGGELHFDRKTKQITNNKKANSLLKDEVRKGWEQYYKL; encoded by the coding sequence ATGAATCTAAACAGACGTAATGCCTTATTTGCCGGCGGGGCTGCCGCTTCATTTTCAATGATTCCCGGGAAGGTGCTCGGGGCCAATGAAAAGGTTGATGTGGCCTGGATCGGCGTGGGCAACCGCGGTCCGCGTATCATCAGCAATTTCGAGCGTTCAGGCATTCTGAATGTTGTTGCGCTTTGCGATGTGCATGTGGATAACAAAAACATGCAGGAGATGAAGGCCAAATATCCCAATGCCAAGGTCTATCAGGATTGGCGGAAACTGTTTGATGAAATGTCCAATCAGTTTGATGCCGTCATTAATCTTACGCCGGACCATCAGCATTTCCCGATTTCCATGGTTTCCATGGCTAACGGAAAGCCCGTTTACACGGAAAAACCGCTGGCCCGTACGTTCCAGGAAATTGAACTGCTTATGGCGGCCGAAAAGAAATACGGCGTTCCGACGCAGATGGGCAATCAGGGGCACTCCGGCGATAACTATTTCCAGTTCAAGGCCTGGAAGGAAGCGGAAATCATCAGGGATGTCACCCATGTGGATGCCTATATGAATAAATGGCGGCGCTGGCATCCGTGGGGCGATGTGAAAGCCTATCCGACCGGCGCGAAAAAACCGGCCGGACTCGACTGGGATATCTGGCTGGGAGTTACTCCGACCCCGAATGTTTATGACCCGAAGTTTCATCCCGGAAACTGGCGTGGGTGGTATCAGTACGGCACCGGCTGTTTCGGCGACTGGGGCGCACATATCCTTGATACAATTCATCAGTTCCTTGAGCTTGGGCTGCCGGAAAAAATCACCGCGAAAACGTGGATTCAGCCGAATGATCTGATCTTTCCGCTGGCTACGACCATTAACTTTGCGTTCCCGGCACGCGGCGACATGCCGGCTATGGATATCGACTGGTACGACGGGCAGGAAAATCTTCCCCCGGTTCCGGAGGAGTTTGCCGGCCGTGAGCTGAAAAAGGATAAGCCGGGTAAATTCATCTATTCAAAAGATTATGTGTTCCAGGGGGACAGCCATGGATCAACGCTCCAGATCCTGCCCTACGAAAAGTATCGCGAACTGCTGAAGGCCGGAAGCATACCGAAAAACTTCGGTAAAAATTCCGATCATTATACCAACTTCCTGCGGGCGTGTAAGGGTGAGGAAAAGACCCGTTCACCGTTCTCGGTTTCCGGGCCTCTGTCTCAGGTCTTGGCTCTGGGCTGTCTGGCGCAGCGTTTGGGCGGAGAACTGCATTTCGACCGTAAAACAAAGCAGATTACCAACAATAAAAAGGCCAACAGCCTGCTGAAGGATGAGGTGCGCAAGGGCTGGGAGCAGTACTACAAACTGTAA
- a CDS encoding Gfo/Idh/MocA family oxidoreductase, whose amino-acid sequence MNISRRTTLGAGAAAAGWAMIPGRVLGANEKVNFAAIGLGQQGGGITGAFAGNPKVNLIAICDVDIDSSSPVKDDSKGQLGWGKPTITPAHNAAKYPKAKKYRDFRKMFDEIGDQLDAVCIGVPDHSHFPIAMHAMSLGIAVYVEKPLARTFQECDLLMKAEKKYGVVTQMGNQGHSGDNYFQFKAWREAGIIKDVTHVDAYMNNWRRWHPWGDVKGYPTGGKVPATMNWNVWQGTTPRPMEFSDKFHYGNWRGWHQFGTGCFGDWGAHILDTIHQFLELGLPEKFGTKMIEGRNDYIFPMKSVINFQFPERGEGLPAMDIDWYDGQKNWCPKPKEMGDRNPGGPGKFIYSKELIFHGNSHHRPLQVIPYEKFKQMLVDGTVTKDYGKHSNHYQNFVNAVRGEEQTRSPFSVAGPLCQMFSLGCIAQRLGGEFEFDRETQQITNSKTANALLKDDVREGWEQYYKV is encoded by the coding sequence ATGAATATTTCACGCAGAACCACTTTAGGTGCCGGTGCGGCTGCCGCCGGCTGGGCCATGATTCCGGGACGGGTACTCGGTGCAAATGAAAAAGTGAACTTCGCGGCCATCGGTCTGGGACAGCAGGGGGGCGGAATTACCGGAGCGTTTGCCGGAAATCCGAAGGTCAACCTGATTGCGATATGCGATGTGGATATCGACAGTTCTTCGCCGGTGAAAGATGACAGCAAAGGACAGCTGGGCTGGGGCAAGCCGACCATCACGCCGGCGCATAATGCTGCGAAATATCCCAAGGCGAAAAAATACCGGGATTTCCGGAAAATGTTCGATGAAATCGGCGATCAGCTTGATGCCGTCTGCATCGGGGTTCCGGACCACTCTCATTTCCCGATAGCCATGCATGCCATGTCGCTGGGTATTGCCGTCTATGTTGAAAAACCGCTGGCGCGTACATTCCAGGAGTGCGACCTGCTGATGAAGGCCGAGAAAAAATACGGCGTGGTGACACAGATGGGCAATCAGGGGCATTCGGGGGATAACTATTTTCAGTTTAAAGCCTGGCGTGAAGCGGGGATCATTAAGGATGTCACGCATGTGGATGCCTATATGAACAACTGGCGCCGCTGGCATCCGTGGGGAGATGTCAAGGGGTATCCGACCGGCGGAAAAGTGCCTGCCACCATGAACTGGAACGTCTGGCAGGGTACCACACCCAGACCGATGGAATTCAGCGATAAATTCCATTATGGCAACTGGCGCGGCTGGCATCAGTTCGGGACCGGTTGTTTCGGTGACTGGGGCGCGCATATTCTGGATACGATTCATCAGTTCCTTGAACTCGGACTTCCTGAAAAGTTCGGTACGAAAATGATTGAAGGACGCAATGATTATATTTTCCCGATGAAGTCGGTCATTAATTTCCAGTTCCCGGAACGTGGCGAAGGACTCCCTGCCATGGACATCGACTGGTATGACGGGCAGAAAAACTGGTGCCCGAAACCGAAAGAGATGGGTGATCGTAATCCCGGCGGTCCGGGGAAATTCATCTATTCCAAAGAGCTGATTTTCCATGGTAACAGCCATCATCGTCCGTTGCAGGTGATTCCTTACGAGAAGTTCAAGCAGATGCTGGTCGACGGCACGGTCACAAAGGATTACGGAAAGCACTCCAACCACTATCAGAACTTTGTCAATGCGGTGCGCGGTGAGGAGCAGACCCGTTCGCCGTTTTCGGTGGCCGGTCCGCTCTGTCAGATGTTTTCTCTAGGCTGTATTGCCCAGCGTCTGGGCGGTGAGTTTGAGTTCGACCGCGAAACGCAGCAGATTACCAACAGTAAAACGGCCAATGCGCTTCTAAAGGATGACGTCCGTGAAGGCTGGGAGCAGTATTATAAAGTGTAA
- a CDS encoding Gfo/Idh/MocA family oxidoreductase produces the protein MNISRRTTLTAGTAAVGWSMIPGRVLGANNQVNLAAIGIGQQGGNILRAIGGQPGVNVVALCDVDIDSDSPVVPKDVKPKYSVRGWMNPNATPAANAAKFPKAKKYRDFRKMFDEMGDQIDAVCIGVPDHSHFPATMAAMMLGKAVYVEKPLARTFQECELLMQAEKKYGVVTQMGNQGHSGDNYHQFKLWTETGVIKNVRHVDAQMNGVRRWHTWGDVAGYPSGEKLPAGVNWNVWQGTTPKPVDFSDKLHYGNWRGWHQFGTGCFGDWGAHILDTIHEFLKLGLPEKIAATHLVGRNDYIFPMESTINFQFPERGPGLPAMDIDWRDGVGNRSRMPKELGGDEGKEFWGNGKIIYSDDLTFKGSTHGHPLQIVPLDKFKDMLKAGQVSKDYGKHSTHHANFIHAVRGDEKTRSPFSVAGPLCQMFALGCIAQRLGGEYTFDRETKQITNNKFANSLLQDEVRKGWEQYYKI, from the coding sequence ATGAATATTTCGAGAAGAACAACACTTACAGCAGGCACTGCGGCGGTCGGCTGGTCGATGATTCCCGGGCGGGTCCTTGGAGCGAATAACCAGGTGAATCTGGCGGCGATCGGGATCGGGCAGCAGGGTGGAAATATTCTGCGTGCTATCGGCGGGCAGCCCGGTGTGAATGTGGTTGCACTGTGTGATGTGGATATCGATAGCGATTCGCCGGTGGTGCCGAAAGACGTGAAACCGAAGTATTCTGTCCGGGGCTGGATGAATCCGAATGCCACGCCGGCAGCCAATGCCGCTAAGTTTCCGAAAGCGAAAAAATACCGGGACTTCCGTAAAATGTTTGATGAAATGGGCGATCAGATTGACGCCGTCTGCATCGGAGTTCCGGACCATTCCCATTTTCCGGCCACGATGGCGGCGATGATGCTGGGGAAAGCCGTTTATGTGGAAAAACCGTTGGCGCGCACGTTTCAGGAGTGCGAGCTGCTGATGCAGGCGGAGAAAAAATACGGTGTAGTAACGCAGATGGGCAATCAGGGGCACTCCGGTGACAACTATCATCAGTTCAAACTCTGGACTGAGACCGGAGTCATTAAAAATGTCCGTCATGTTGATGCGCAGATGAACGGTGTTCGGCGTTGGCATACGTGGGGCGATGTGGCCGGTTATCCGAGCGGTGAAAAACTGCCGGCGGGCGTCAACTGGAACGTCTGGCAGGGCACCACGCCGAAACCGGTCGATTTCAGTGATAAACTGCATTATGGTAACTGGCGCGGCTGGCACCAGTTCGGCACCGGCTGCTTCGGCGACTGGGGTGCGCATATTCTCGATACCATCCACGAATTTCTGAAACTGGGGCTGCCGGAAAAAATTGCCGCAACCCATCTGGTAGGAAGAAACGATTATATCTTTCCGATGGAATCGACCATTAATTTTCAGTTTCCTGAACGCGGGCCGGGCCTTCCGGCCATGGACATTGACTGGCGCGATGGAGTGGGCAACCGTTCGCGGATGCCGAAAGAGCTGGGCGGAGACGAGGGCAAGGAATTCTGGGGCAACGGTAAAATTATTTATTCCGATGATCTCACGTTCAAGGGTTCGACACATGGTCATCCGCTTCAGATTGTTCCGCTGGATAAGTTCAAGGATATGCTGAAGGCCGGACAGGTTTCCAAGGATTACGGCAAGCACTCGACGCATCATGCCAACTTCATTCATGCTGTGCGCGGGGATGAAAAGACCCGTTCGCCGTTTTCGGTGGCCGGCCCGCTCTGTCAGATGTTTGCACTCGGCTGCATTGCCCAGCGTCTGGGTGGGGAATACACCTTCGACCGCGAAACGAAACAGATCACCAATAACAAATTCGCCAACAGTCTGCTGCAGGATGAGGTCCGCAAAGGCTGGGAACAATACTATAAAATCTAG
- a CDS encoding DUF1080 domain-containing protein: MKNLFFSVLCTSLLISATQANTISESQRIYIKKYEKQKTIPKPEEMLINTEKEPDICCGFTSLFNGKDLTGWTVRGGRHTFEVMDGAIKGTCVKGSPSTYLCTDKSDFKDFIFTCEMKWLVDGNSGVMLRAIAVPGGKQGFENVKGPQAEMEGFKPVSGAHRGWSGGIYGQGYGGWEYPLWLDAHAEARKQLKKDDWNRLTVKAEGDTIKTWINGVPAAHWKTTDYLEGFFGLQVHAGHQGTILWRNLKVKEL, encoded by the coding sequence ATGAAAAACCTGTTTTTTTCTGTGCTGTGCACGTCGCTGCTGATCTCAGCGACCCAGGCCAACACGATTTCAGAAAGCCAGCGGATATATATTAAGAAATACGAAAAACAGAAAACCATTCCAAAGCCGGAAGAAATGCTGATCAATACCGAAAAAGAACCCGACATCTGCTGCGGATTCACCTCCCTCTTCAATGGAAAAGATCTGACCGGATGGACGGTGCGGGGAGGAAGACATACGTTTGAAGTCATGGATGGGGCGATCAAAGGCACCTGTGTCAAAGGTTCGCCAAGTACCTACCTGTGCACCGACAAATCGGATTTCAAGGATTTCATTTTCACCTGTGAAATGAAATGGCTGGTCGATGGCAACTCCGGCGTCATGCTGCGCGCCATCGCGGTCCCCGGCGGAAAACAGGGCTTCGAAAACGTAAAAGGGCCGCAAGCCGAAATGGAAGGCTTCAAGCCGGTATCCGGCGCGCATCGCGGCTGGTCCGGCGGAATCTACGGCCAGGGTTACGGCGGATGGGAATACCCGCTCTGGCTTGACGCCCATGCCGAAGCACGAAAACAGCTTAAAAAAGATGACTGGAACCGTCTCACCGTAAAAGCCGAAGGAGACACCATCAAAACCTGGATCAACGGGGTACCGGCCGCACACTGGAAAACCACCGACTATCTGGAAGGTTTCTTCGGCCTGCAGGTCCATGCCGGTCATCAGGGAACCATTCTGTGGCGCAACCTTAAAGTGAAGGAACTCTAA